One Aquisediminimonas profunda genomic region harbors:
- a CDS encoding GMC family oxidoreductase codes for MSDAFDFVVVGGGSAGAVIAARLSEDPTCSVALIEAGGHPPERELMPAACASLQLDPETDWMFWADPGKAGLGMKGRRMRVARGKMLGGSSGINYMVWVRGHPQDFDHWAKLGAQGWSYDEVLPAFRRMEDLVPSNEITIDQDAHGQSGPVGIAVRSPMIPSSRLFVTAAEATGSPRGDYNGRDRLNPNGVSSIIQTNTRRGKRSSTYHAYLEGAAEARPNLTIITGALVTRVVLEGEGESLAATGIEYRDATGDHYVVHATRDVILSAGAIGSPHILMLSGIGPRRELEAADISVRLELPEVGKNLKDHQNVAMGFAAPGAAVTASEIMLSMGATDDQSQKEEAQRRLDEWEATGSSLVASSFADAVVFFSTGLDTDYSHDCQITFMPGGIESSLIGNQLNFQEEMFADDIATTFGLDSENVYLINQLQLPRSSGEVVIESADPTVQPRIDMNYYADPVDLKVMVAMMRRSLDIMANWPDKMGPLLLPPEIARKHGYVEGQPPSDALLESMALHFSHTTWHHSCTCGIGRVVDPRLRVFGIKNLRVADASVMPEIPSGNINAVVIMIGEKAAEFIAADHGLGVANRSF; via the coding sequence ATGAGTGATGCCTTTGATTTTGTTGTCGTCGGCGGGGGCTCTGCCGGCGCTGTCATTGCCGCCCGCCTATCTGAAGACCCGACATGCAGCGTTGCGCTCATCGAAGCGGGTGGGCACCCGCCCGAAAGGGAACTGATGCCGGCAGCCTGCGCCAGCCTGCAGCTCGATCCCGAGACCGACTGGATGTTCTGGGCCGATCCGGGCAAGGCCGGGTTAGGCATGAAGGGCCGGCGTATGCGGGTCGCGCGCGGCAAGATGCTCGGCGGTTCATCCGGCATCAATTACATGGTCTGGGTGCGCGGCCATCCGCAGGATTTTGATCATTGGGCCAAGTTGGGCGCTCAGGGTTGGAGTTATGACGAGGTGCTGCCTGCCTTCCGGCGGATGGAAGACCTTGTTCCCAGCAACGAGATCACGATCGACCAGGATGCCCATGGCCAGAGCGGCCCTGTCGGTATCGCGGTCCGCTCACCGATGATCCCTTCGTCCCGCCTATTCGTTACCGCTGCCGAGGCCACCGGCAGCCCGCGCGGGGATTATAATGGCCGGGATCGGCTGAACCCAAATGGCGTATCCTCAATCATTCAGACGAACACGCGCCGGGGCAAGCGTTCCAGCACCTATCATGCCTATCTCGAAGGTGCAGCCGAAGCACGGCCTAACCTGACCATCATCACCGGCGCGCTGGTCACGCGCGTGGTGCTGGAGGGCGAAGGGGAATCGCTGGCCGCGACAGGCATCGAATATCGCGATGCCACCGGCGATCATTATGTCGTGCACGCGACCAGGGACGTGATCCTGAGCGCCGGTGCCATCGGTTCTCCGCATATCCTGATGCTGTCGGGCATTGGACCGCGCAGGGAACTTGAGGCCGCAGACATATCCGTCAGGCTTGAATTGCCCGAGGTCGGCAAGAATTTGAAGGACCACCAGAATGTTGCGATGGGCTTCGCGGCGCCGGGAGCTGCTGTAACGGCTAGCGAAATCATGCTGTCGATGGGCGCTACGGACGACCAAAGCCAAAAAGAAGAAGCCCAACGCCGCCTGGATGAATGGGAAGCCACAGGGAGCAGTCTGGTTGCGTCGTCATTTGCCGACGCCGTCGTTTTCTTTTCAACCGGCCTCGATACGGACTATAGCCATGACTGCCAGATCACCTTCATGCCCGGCGGGATCGAGTCTAGTCTGATCGGCAATCAATTGAATTTCCAAGAAGAAATGTTCGCCGACGACATCGCAACGACGTTCGGACTCGACAGTGAGAATGTCTATTTGATCAACCAGCTACAACTGCCGCGAAGCTCAGGCGAGGTCGTTATCGAGAGTGCGGATCCAACTGTGCAGCCACGGATCGACATGAACTATTATGCCGATCCAGTTGATCTGAAGGTCATGGTGGCCATGATGCGGCGTAGCCTCGACATCATGGCCAATTGGCCGGACAAGATGGGGCCCCTTTTGCTGCCTCCCGAAATCGCGCGCAAGCATGGCTACGTTGAAGGACAGCCGCCAAGCGACGCGCTGCTCGAAAGCATGGCGCTGCATTTTTCGCATACAACTTGGCACCATAGCTGCACCTGCGGAATCGGCCGCGTTGTCGATCCGCGCCTGCGGGTTTTCGGCATCAAGAATCTGCGTGTTGCCGATGCGAGCGTGATGCCGGAAATCCCCAGCGGGAACATCAATGCCGTTGTGATTATGATCGGCGAAAAGGCAGCGGAATTCATTGCAGCAGATCATGGCTTGGGAGTCGCCAATCGTTCCTTTTAG
- the rpsO gene encoding 30S ribosomal protein S15: MTITAERKQALIKEHARHEGDTGSPEVQVSILTERITNLTEHFKTHAKDNHSRRGLLMLVNNRRSLLDYLKRIDHDRYAALIAKLGLRK, translated from the coding sequence ATGACGATTACTGCAGAGCGCAAACAGGCGCTCATCAAGGAACATGCCCGCCATGAAGGCGATACCGGTTCCCCCGAAGTTCAGGTTTCGATCCTGACCGAACGGATCACCAACCTTACCGAGCATTTCAAGACCCATGCGAAGGACAATCATTCGCGTCGCGGCTTGCTGATGCTCGTCAACAACCGTCGTTCGCTGCTCGATTACCTCAAGAGAATCGATCACGATCGTTACGCGGCACTCATCGCGAAGCTTGGTCTTCGCAAGTAA
- the pnp gene encoding polyribonucleotide nucleotidyltransferase, with translation MFNTKTVTIEWGGQTLTLETGKVARQADGAVIATLGETVVLCAVTAAKSVKEGQDFFPLTVHYQEKYSAAGRIPGGFFKRERGATEKETLVSRLIDRPIRPLFPEGFYNEINAIAQVLSYDGENEPDILAMVAASAALTLSGVPFMGPIGAARVGYLNGEYILNPTDEQVAEGELDLVVAATYDAVMMVESEAKELSEEVMLGAVLFAHDACRDVIKAIVKLAEQAANDPWEMAAQADLSAAKDKLKKLIGKDIAAAYKLTDKSARSNALNEARAKAKEAFSDAAPQDQMAAQKLMKKLEAEIVRGAILKDGTRIDGRTTTQIRPILGETHFLPRAHGSALFTRGETQTIATCTLGTKDAEQMIDGLTGLHYEHFMLHYNFPPYSVGEVGRFGAPGRREVGHGKLAWRALHPVLPTKDEFPYTIRLTSDITESNGSSSMATVCGGSLAMMDAGVPIKRPVSGIAMGLILEGKDFAILSDILGDEDHLGDMDFKVAGTSEGITTMQMDIKIAGITKEIFEAALKQAKEGRAHILGEMSKALGEVRSELSAHAPRIETMQIDKSKIRDIIGTGGKVIREIVATTGAKVDIDDEGLIKISSSDLSQIEAARKWISGIVEEPEVGKIYDGKVVNLVDFGAFVNFMGGKDGLVHVSEIRNERTEKVSDVLSEGQEVKVKVLEIDQRGKVRLSMRVVDQETGAELEDTRPPREPREGGDRGPRGDRGPRRDGDRDRGPRRDGGGRGDRGPRRDGDRGPRRERSEGGEGGDPNFVPAFLKDD, from the coding sequence ATGTTCAACACGAAAACTGTAACAATCGAGTGGGGCGGACAAACCCTGACACTCGAAACGGGCAAGGTTGCCCGCCAGGCCGATGGCGCTGTCATTGCAACGCTCGGCGAAACCGTGGTGCTGTGCGCTGTCACGGCTGCCAAATCGGTGAAGGAAGGGCAGGATTTCTTCCCGCTGACCGTTCACTATCAGGAAAAATATTCGGCTGCGGGACGTATTCCCGGCGGCTTTTTCAAACGCGAACGCGGTGCGACCGAAAAGGAAACGCTGGTTTCGCGTCTTATCGACCGTCCCATTCGCCCGCTGTTTCCAGAGGGCTTCTACAACGAGATCAACGCGATCGCTCAGGTCCTCTCCTATGATGGAGAGAATGAGCCGGATATCCTCGCGATGGTCGCGGCGTCAGCTGCGCTCACGCTTTCGGGCGTGCCCTTCATGGGCCCGATCGGCGCAGCACGCGTTGGCTATCTGAACGGCGAATATATCCTCAATCCAACCGACGAGCAGGTTGCCGAAGGCGAACTCGATCTGGTTGTCGCGGCGACCTATGATGCCGTGATGATGGTCGAATCCGAAGCCAAGGAGCTTTCGGAAGAGGTTATGCTCGGCGCTGTCCTGTTTGCGCATGATGCGTGCCGCGACGTGATCAAAGCCATCGTCAAGCTGGCCGAACAGGCTGCCAATGATCCTTGGGAAATGGCGGCTCAGGCTGACCTCTCAGCGGCCAAGGACAAGCTCAAGAAGCTCATCGGCAAAGACATTGCTGCGGCCTACAAGCTGACGGACAAGTCGGCTCGTTCGAATGCGCTCAACGAAGCCCGCGCCAAGGCGAAGGAAGCCTTCTCCGATGCGGCTCCGCAGGACCAGATGGCTGCGCAGAAGCTGATGAAGAAGCTTGAGGCTGAAATCGTCCGCGGTGCGATCCTGAAGGATGGCACCCGCATCGATGGCCGGACCACGACCCAGATCCGTCCGATCCTTGGTGAAACGCATTTTCTGCCGCGTGCTCATGGCTCGGCCCTGTTCACGCGCGGTGAAACCCAGACAATTGCGACCTGCACCCTTGGCACCAAGGATGCGGAGCAGATGATCGATGGGCTCACCGGCCTGCACTACGAGCATTTCATGCTGCACTATAACTTCCCGCCCTATTCGGTTGGCGAAGTTGGCCGTTTCGGGGCTCCGGGACGTCGCGAAGTGGGGCATGGCAAGCTCGCCTGGCGTGCACTGCACCCAGTGCTGCCGACCAAGGATGAATTTCCCTACACCATCCGCCTGACGAGCGACATTACAGAGTCCAATGGCTCGTCCTCGATGGCGACGGTGTGTGGCGGCTCGCTTGCCATGATGGATGCCGGGGTTCCCATAAAGCGCCCGGTTTCCGGTATCGCCATGGGCCTGATCCTCGAAGGCAAGGATTTTGCGATCCTGTCCGACATTCTCGGTGATGAGGATCACCTTGGCGACATGGACTTCAAGGTTGCCGGGACGTCCGAAGGCATCACCACGATGCAGATGGACATCAAGATTGCCGGCATCACGAAGGAAATCTTCGAAGCAGCCCTGAAGCAGGCAAAGGAAGGCCGCGCCCACATTCTTGGCGAAATGTCCAAGGCCCTGGGCGAAGTTCGCTCGGAACTCTCGGCTCACGCTCCGCGCATCGAAACAATGCAGATCGACAAGTCGAAGATCCGTGACATCATCGGAACCGGCGGCAAGGTGATCCGCGAAATCGTTGCAACAACCGGCGCAAAGGTCGATATCGACGATGAGGGTCTTATCAAAATCAGCTCCTCGGACCTCAGTCAGATCGAAGCCGCGCGCAAGTGGATCTCCGGCATTGTCGAGGAACCCGAAGTTGGCAAGATCTATGACGGCAAGGTCGTGAACCTGGTCGATTTCGGCGCGTTCGTGAACTTCATGGGCGGCAAGGACGGTCTTGTCCACGTTTCCGAAATTCGCAACGAGCGTACGGAAAAGGTGTCAGACGTGCTTTCTGAAGGTCAGGAAGTGAAGGTCAAGGTTCTCGAAATCGATCAGCGCGGCAAGGTTCGCCTGTCGATGCGAGTCGTCGATCAGGAAACAGGAGCCGAGCTCGAAGATACACGCCCGCCACGCGAACCGCGTGAAGGCGGCGATCGTGGCCCGCGTGGTGATCGTGGTCCGCGTCGCGATGGCGATCGGGACCGTGGTCCTCGTCGTGATGGCGGCGGCCGCGGCGATCGCGGTCCGCGTCGTGACGGAGACCGTGGTCCTCGACGTGAGCGTTCCGAAGGTGGCGAAGGCGGCGATCCGAACTTCGTGCCGGCATTCCTCAAGGACGATTGA
- a CDS encoding GFA family protein — MKIEVSGRPEAMAYCHCSSCRSWSGSPVHASTMWKAKAVKIVAGAEHVGTFHKSPDSISYRQYCKLCAGHLMIHHPDFDMFDVFSATLPDLQFEPIGHVNYVETVMPMRDGLPKYKDFPVEFGGSGEVVPE, encoded by the coding sequence GTGAAGATCGAAGTTTCGGGGCGTCCCGAAGCCATGGCTTATTGCCACTGCAGTTCGTGCCGCTCATGGTCAGGCAGTCCGGTCCACGCCTCGACAATGTGGAAGGCCAAAGCAGTGAAAATTGTCGCGGGGGCCGAGCACGTGGGAACCTTTCACAAATCGCCCGACAGCATCAGTTATCGGCAATACTGCAAATTGTGTGCCGGCCACCTGATGATCCATCACCCAGACTTCGACATGTTCGATGTATTCTCTGCAACCCTTCCCGACCTCCAGTTCGAGCCCATCGGCCACGTGAACTATGTGGAAACGGTCATGCCCATGCGGGACGGCTTACCGAAGTATAAGGATTTTCCGGTCGAGTTCGGCGGATCGGGGGAGGTCGTTCCAGAGTAG
- a CDS encoding GNAT family N-acetyltransferase: MTDPHPLDRPAWNALTSGWAPLAQGNEKALRLEPDHGPFAATADFSDAALAELPALIPPGRQIWITETAEMPDIPGAARLRSAELVQMVANSLNPMAGRDEILDLQESDAPEMRALAHLTQPGPFLPLTHRLGDFVGIRREGTLVAMAGERMRLDGYCEVSGVCTLPECRGQGLAGVLISVVAARMLARGETPFLHSYATNAGAIALYERLGFTIRGPMTVTIFVEEPTETNP, from the coding sequence ATGACCGACCCGCATCCGCTCGACCGGCCTGCCTGGAACGCGCTCACGTCCGGTTGGGCTCCGCTTGCACAGGGCAATGAAAAGGCGCTCCGCCTTGAGCCGGATCATGGCCCCTTTGCTGCCACGGCTGATTTCAGCGACGCCGCACTGGCCGAACTCCCCGCCCTGATCCCGCCGGGCCGGCAAATCTGGATCACCGAAACAGCTGAAATGCCTGACATTCCAGGGGCCGCGCGGCTCCGCTCGGCCGAACTGGTCCAGATGGTTGCCAACAGCCTCAACCCGATGGCAGGCCGGGACGAGATACTTGACCTTCAGGAAAGCGACGCTCCCGAAATGCGCGCGCTCGCTCACCTGACCCAGCCCGGCCCGTTTCTGCCCTTGACGCACAGGCTCGGTGATTTCGTCGGCATCCGCCGTGAAGGAACGCTGGTCGCGATGGCCGGAGAACGGATGCGGCTGGACGGCTATTGCGAAGTCAGCGGCGTCTGCACACTCCCGGAGTGTCGGGGACAGGGTCTTGCCGGCGTCCTGATAAGTGTGGTTGCAGCGCGCATGCTTGCCCGCGGCGAAACACCGTTCCTGCACAGCTATGCCACGAACGCGGGAGCGATTGCGCTCTACGAACGCCTTGGTTTCACCATTCGCGGGCCGATGACGGTCACGATTTTCGTGGAAGAACCGACAGAAACCAACCCTTAG
- a CDS encoding LysR family transcriptional regulator — translation MFDWNDLRYFLAVARSGSTLSASRNMKVSQATISRRVTVLEEALGVQLFVRTPTGYRLTQRGEAVLGAAEAVEDSICAFTANIAMESRRLAGTVRLTTVESAANAWVIPALGLLRARHPDIRVEVITTDENLDLLRGDADLALRFGSRPTQEALIVRHLMDMEEAFYASQEMAERCGLPTTIEELCRYPLVLNVDRNGFVNNWVAEKLPDALIVHRANTLSGLIASVRSGIGASVLPCLMGDDLRGVVRLLPPIAELKTPGWMVTTDDARRQPHIRAVIDFVVDQIQFWLARRTSHIQAVQAA, via the coding sequence ATGTTCGACTGGAATGATCTACGCTACTTCCTTGCCGTCGCGCGGAGCGGCAGCACGCTTTCTGCATCCAGAAACATGAAGGTCAGCCAGGCGACAATCTCCCGGCGTGTAACTGTCCTTGAGGAGGCTTTGGGCGTCCAGCTCTTCGTACGCACGCCCACAGGGTATCGGCTGACACAGCGGGGAGAGGCGGTGCTGGGCGCTGCCGAAGCCGTCGAGGATTCGATTTGCGCCTTTACGGCGAATATCGCGATGGAATCGCGCCGTTTGGCCGGCACGGTTCGGCTGACAACTGTTGAATCGGCTGCAAATGCCTGGGTTATCCCGGCACTGGGACTGTTGAGGGCGCGTCATCCGGACATTCGGGTCGAAGTCATCACGACTGACGAAAATCTCGACCTGCTTCGCGGAGACGCCGATCTTGCGTTACGTTTTGGCAGTCGCCCCACCCAGGAGGCCCTGATCGTCCGCCACCTGATGGACATGGAGGAAGCCTTTTACGCCAGTCAGGAAATGGCAGAACGCTGCGGCTTGCCGACCACCATTGAAGAATTGTGTCGTTATCCGCTTGTGCTGAACGTCGATCGCAACGGCTTTGTGAACAATTGGGTGGCAGAGAAGCTTCCCGACGCACTGATCGTTCATCGAGCCAATACGCTTTCCGGCCTGATAGCGAGCGTGCGTTCGGGCATTGGCGCCTCTGTCCTGCCCTGCCTGATGGGCGATGATCTCCGCGGCGTTGTCAGACTGCTGCCGCCGATTGCCGAATTGAAAACGCCGGGCTGGATGGTCACCACTGACGATGCGCGCCGTCAGCCCCACATCAGGGCCGTTATTGATTTTGTCGTCGACCAGATACAGTTTTGGCTCGCGCGAAGAACATCGCATATTCAGGCCGTTCAAGCGGCATAG
- the truB gene encoding tRNA pseudouridine(55) synthase TruB, producing the protein MPNGWIILDKPLGLGSTAGVSAVKRALREGGYPKLKVGHGGTLDPLATGVLPIAMGEATKLAGRMLDSDKCYDFTIAFGEETDSLDLEGTLIATSDVRPTMEAIRAILPTFTGAIAQVPPAFSALKVDGKRAYDLARAGESVDLESRQVTIRALSIRRPCEGATVGEVTLTAQVSKGTYIRSLARDIAHALGTVGHVTMLRRTKAGPFRLDQAISLDILMEKAKARALEDVTLPIRTALDDIPALALTPEQARLLHNGQVLTGIAAQGGLHLALNGETPLALVEVLDGNVRTVRRFNL; encoded by the coding sequence ATGCCCAACGGCTGGATCATCCTGGACAAGCCGCTTGGCCTCGGCTCGACGGCGGGCGTCAGTGCGGTCAAGCGGGCATTGCGCGAGGGCGGCTATCCAAAGCTGAAAGTAGGCCATGGCGGGACGCTCGATCCTCTGGCGACAGGCGTGCTGCCTATTGCGATGGGGGAGGCGACCAAGCTCGCTGGCCGGATGCTCGACAGTGACAAATGCTATGACTTCACGATTGCGTTCGGCGAAGAGACGGACTCGCTTGATCTCGAAGGCACCCTGATTGCAACTTCGGACGTTCGCCCGACGATGGAAGCCATCCGGGCCATTCTCCCGACCTTCACGGGCGCCATTGCGCAGGTCCCCCCGGCCTTCTCCGCCCTCAAGGTGGACGGCAAGCGCGCCTATGATCTGGCCAGGGCGGGGGAGAGCGTGGACTTGGAAAGCCGACAGGTCACGATCCGCGCACTCTCTATCCGTCGCCCCTGCGAAGGGGCGACGGTTGGGGAAGTCACCCTGACCGCCCAGGTTTCCAAAGGCACCTATATCCGAAGTCTCGCCCGGGATATTGCCCATGCGCTTGGCACTGTTGGCCATGTGACGATGCTCCGACGGACCAAGGCGGGTCCGTTCCGGCTCGATCAGGCGATTTCGCTGGACATTCTCATGGAAAAGGCTAAGGCCCGCGCCCTTGAAGACGTGACCTTGCCGATAAGGACGGCGCTGGACGACATCCCGGCACTCGCCCTTACCCCGGAACAGGCAAGGCTGCTCCATAACGGGCAGGTCTTGACCGGGATTGCCGCACAAGGCGGCCTCCATCTTGCCCTGAACGGTGAAACACCGCTCGCGCTTGTGGAGGTTCTGGACGGAAACGTCCGCACCGTGCGGCGATTCAACCTTTGA
- a CDS encoding site-2 protease family protein has translation MSDAIYQAATWIVPLVIAIVFHEVAHGWVARIFGDPTAGRMGRLSLNPIRHVDPIGTIVLPMGLALAGAPIFGWAKPVPVDKRQLRNPRVHMMFVALAGPGMNFLLAALTFVALGALLAGFGQNPGIAVAFINANLINFAIINVMLGVFNLLPLPPFDGGHVVEGLLPPSLGRRYARLARYGFPLMILLIVVLPMLSPKAAIVPQLIGPPVEWILGLGTRFLSLFG, from the coding sequence ATGTCAGATGCAATCTACCAGGCCGCGACCTGGATCGTCCCGCTGGTCATCGCGATCGTCTTTCACGAAGTGGCGCATGGCTGGGTCGCGCGGATCTTCGGTGATCCGACGGCCGGGCGAATGGGGCGGTTGAGCCTCAATCCGATCCGCCATGTCGATCCCATTGGCACAATCGTCCTCCCGATGGGGCTGGCTCTTGCTGGTGCCCCTATTTTCGGCTGGGCGAAGCCGGTTCCGGTCGACAAGCGCCAGTTGCGCAATCCACGTGTGCACATGATGTTTGTCGCGTTGGCCGGGCCGGGCATGAATTTCCTGCTCGCCGCGCTGACATTTGTGGCGCTCGGCGCTCTGCTCGCCGGCTTTGGACAGAACCCGGGCATTGCGGTTGCCTTTATCAACGCCAACCTGATCAACTTCGCCATTATCAACGTCATGCTTGGGGTCTTCAACCTCTTGCCCTTGCCGCCCTTTGACGGCGGGCATGTGGTTGAAGGCCTTCTGCCTCCCTCGCTCGGCCGACGCTATGCCCGGCTTGCGCGCTATGGCTTTCCGCTCATGATCCTGCTCATTGTCGTGCTGCCGATGCTGTCGCCCAAAGCAGCAATAGTGCCGCAGTTGATCGGGCCGCCGGTCGAGTGGATTTTAGGGCTCGGCACGCGGTTCCTTTCGCTTTTCGGCTGA
- the tgt gene encoding tRNA guanosine(34) transglycosylase Tgt, which produces MSDRFSFHIAATDGRARTGVIRMQRGEIRTPAFMPVGTAATVKGMKPADVEALGADIILGNTYHLMLRPGAERVARLGGLHGFMQWNRPILTDSGGYQVMSLSALTKMSEEGVAFSSHLDGSKHLITPERSMEIQRLLGSDIVMAFDECTKNGATRDEAALSMERSMRWAKRSRTAFDEGDEHASRAALFGIQQGSLDEDLRKMSADALIEIGFDGYAIGGLAVGEGQEAMLACLDYAPGQLPQDRPRYLMGVGKPDDIVGAVERGIDMFDCVLPTRSGRNGQAFTWDGPVNIRNAKFAEDLAPLDPESPTAPWSRAYLHHLVRSGEMLGAMLMTEHNLWFYQQLMAGLREAIASGTLSAFASSFRARYCR; this is translated from the coding sequence ATGTCCGATCGCTTTTCCTTCCATATCGCCGCAACAGACGGCAGGGCGCGAACGGGAGTCATCCGGATGCAGCGCGGCGAGATTCGCACGCCGGCGTTCATGCCGGTCGGGACGGCAGCAACGGTCAAGGGGATGAAGCCGGCCGATGTCGAAGCGCTTGGCGCAGACATCATTCTTGGCAACACCTATCACCTGATGCTCCGGCCCGGCGCGGAACGGGTGGCGCGGCTTGGCGGCCTGCACGGGTTCATGCAGTGGAACCGGCCCATCCTGACGGACAGCGGCGGCTATCAGGTCATGTCGCTGTCGGCGCTCACGAAGATGAGCGAAGAAGGCGTCGCCTTTTCCTCGCATCTTGACGGGTCGAAGCATCTCATCACGCCCGAACGCTCGATGGAAATCCAGCGTTTGCTGGGGTCTGACATCGTGATGGCGTTTGACGAATGCACGAAAAATGGTGCGACCCGCGATGAGGCAGCGCTTTCGATGGAACGCTCAATGCGCTGGGCAAAGCGTTCCCGCACCGCCTTTGACGAGGGCGATGAACATGCGTCGCGCGCTGCCCTGTTCGGGATCCAGCAGGGGTCACTTGACGAGGACCTGCGCAAGATGTCCGCCGATGCCCTGATTGAAATCGGCTTTGACGGCTATGCAATAGGCGGCCTTGCGGTGGGTGAAGGGCAGGAGGCCATGCTTGCCTGTCTCGACTATGCGCCCGGACAATTGCCGCAAGATCGGCCGCGCTACCTGATGGGGGTGGGGAAGCCGGACGATATCGTGGGGGCTGTCGAACGCGGGATCGACATGTTCGATTGCGTTTTGCCGACCCGCTCGGGGCGCAACGGGCAGGCGTTTACCTGGGATGGCCCGGTCAATATCCGCAATGCGAAGTTCGCCGAGGACCTGGCCCCGCTCGATCCGGAGTCGCCCACGGCGCCCTGGAGCAGGGCCTATCTGCATCATCTCGTCCGGTCGGGCGAAATGCTGGGCGCGATGCTGATGACCGAGCATAATCTCTGGTTCTACCAGCAATTGATGGCCGGGCTTCGCGAGGCGATTGCCTCAGGCACGCTTTCCGCCTTTGCCAGCAGCTTCCGCGCGCGGTATTGCCGCTGA
- a CDS encoding peptidylprolyl isomerase codes for MKRIIGLLALCGWLAMPAVAVSAPPRKAPVPQVAEPLGLVRVALTTTLGTIVLELDGKHAPITTANFLRYVDQKRLDGTVFYRTMRLDFGGPGPQGLIQGGTQYDPKRILKPIAHEPTNLTGILHKAGTISMARWAPGTATCDFSILVSDMPALDANPGGRGDTAGYAAFGHVVEGMDVVQKIHASPVSATKGEGAMRGQMIEAPVRILAARRAKMPPPVAPAPAAAEPQLR; via the coding sequence ATGAAACGGATAATTGGACTTTTGGCGTTGTGTGGCTGGCTTGCGATGCCGGCCGTCGCAGTGTCAGCGCCTCCCCGAAAAGCACCGGTTCCCCAGGTTGCGGAGCCGCTTGGCCTTGTTCGGGTCGCCTTGACGACGACGCTTGGCACGATTGTGCTTGAACTCGACGGCAAACATGCGCCCATCACAACAGCCAATTTCCTGCGCTACGTCGATCAGAAGCGGCTCGATGGCACAGTCTTTTACCGCACAATGCGGCTCGATTTCGGCGGGCCAGGGCCGCAAGGCCTGATCCAGGGCGGTACCCAATATGATCCGAAGCGCATTCTGAAGCCGATTGCGCATGAACCGACCAATCTGACCGGAATCCTGCACAAGGCGGGAACGATATCGATGGCGCGCTGGGCTCCGGGGACGGCGACTTGCGATTTCTCGATTCTTGTCTCCGACATGCCGGCCCTTGATGCCAATCCGGGCGGGAGGGGGGACACTGCAGGCTATGCGGCCTTCGGGCACGTGGTCGAAGGAATGGATGTGGTGCAGAAGATTCACGCATCGCCGGTTTCCGCCACCAAGGGTGAAGGCGCGATGCGTGGGCAGATGATCGAAGCGCCTGTTCGGATTCTGGCGGCGCGACGGGCGAAAATGCCGCCGCCTGTTGCTCCAGCCCCTGCTGCTGCAGAACCGCAGCTTCGTTAA